The genome window TTTGCTCATGCAAGTAAAAAGGAATATTTTGTTTTTTTAAAGCTAAACCCACGGGAACGGTCACATATCCACCAGTGAGAAATCCAAAAACAGGTTTGAATTCTTTTATTATTTTTTCAACTTTACGCTTATCCCTTAAAACTTCAAAGGCTCTGTTTATATTCCTAACGTTGTATAATGGCCTTTCTAGACCTTTGGTATTTAGAGGAATTAACTTAGCTTTTGGGAAATCTGTAGGTAGCTTTTTTTCTTCGATTCTTCCTTTTGTTGTAAAATATATCACATCTAACTTATTATAACATTTGTCTAGATATTTTATTACAGATAGAGCAGGGTAGTAATGGCCTCCTGTACCGCCTCCTGAAAAAACAACCTTTAACTCTTCATTCTTCCTCATCTGTTCTTGTCAACTCCGAATTATGATATATTAATCCCAAACCCCACCCTATAGATGTTAAGGTAACTATCATAGAAGAATTTCCATAGCTTACCATTGGAAGCGTCACTCCTGTGACCGGCATCCATGGCACTCCCAAGCCTACCAAAGTATTTATGACAACTTGAATGAAGATCCATGAAGCTGTAGCTCCACAGAATATGAAAGTAGCGTGATCTTTCGTAAGATAAGCTAAATACACAAGTTCATGAGATAGAAAAAAGAAAAGCATGACAACCATCACTATCCCTAATTTCCCCCATTCTTCTCCTATAACGGATATGATAAAATCGCTGTAAGATTCTGGTACATAGTATTTAAATTCACCCGCAAACGGTCCTGTACCAATTAGCCCACCATTTGCAATGGCATCTCTTGAACGTTGACTTTGAAAATCGTCGGAACCTGTCAATCTTGAAATTTGGTAGGTTTGAAGCAGATTATCCTGGAAGATAAAAAGAACTGAGACGATAATCAATGTAAAAACAATAAAAAATAACATAACCTTTTTATCTTTTATTCCCAAAAACATCGTTATTAAGGTTAACATTGTAATTATAAGGGCAGAACTGAGATCTGGTTCCAAAAAGATCAATAATATGCTAATACCACACACTAAAATAGGGGAAATTACATTTATTAGCAGATTCTTTTTATTTTGTATTTGAGTGTAATAAAAAGCCAAGAAAGCAGGAATAATAAGTTTTGCAAGTTCTGATGGTTGAAATTGGAAAGGCCCAATATTCAGCCATCTTTTTACGCCAGCGATAGGTTGGGTGAATAAAACGATAACTAAAATGAGATTCAAAAATGTAAAAAGAGCGATCATAATATGCTTACTTTTTGTAAATGTATCGCTGAGCATAAAAGCAATTATCGCTCCTAAAAAACCAATAATTAAAGCGATTATATATGTTTGAAATTTTTGTTCTGGGTTTATCTCTTTGATGTCACTGATTGCAAAAAGAGAACTGTAGATGAATAAAACACCAACAAATAGAGTGATACCCAATATTATTAAAAAAAAGATGAAATTTCGTTTTATAGCTATGCGTTGGGGGTTCACCCCAACCCCCCCCTTTCAAATTCTGTTTCTAATTTCAAAATATTGTCTTTCACATGCTTTCAGGAGCATTTACACCCAAGATAGACAAACCTCTTGCTATAACAATTTTTGTTGCATGGCAAAGATTCAACCTACCTTGAATAAGCTCATAATTTTCTGCATTGAGTACAGAGAGGTTGTTGTAAAAATGATGGAATCTTGAGGCTACTCTTTCTAAGTATTGCGTAAGCAGGTTAGGCTTATTTTGAATTACGGCTTTGGTTAATACATTGGTAAATAAGGATAACTCCCTCATTAACAATTTTTCTTCGTCTTCTTTCAGATTTTCTAAACCTAAAAATAATTCGTATTCTATCCCTCTCTTTTGAGCTTCTTTAAATATGCTACATATTCTGGCATGAGCATATTGAACATAATAAACAGGGTTTTCATTAGATTTCTTTATAGCCAAATCAATATCGAAGTTCAATGTTGTATCGGGATCAACCATCGCAAAAAAGTACCTAACAGCGTCTTTTCCAACATTTTGTATAAGATCATCGAGAGTGAAGAATTCACCGCTTCTTGTTGACATCTTTATAATTTCTTGACCCTTTTTTACATTTACAAACTGGTGTAAGATTATTTTTAAAAAATCTTCTGGTAAACCTAATGCTTGTATCGAAGCCATCATCCTTGGTATGTGACCATGGTGGTCAGAACCCATTATATCAATTACGCTATCAAAACCCCGTAGATACTTGTAATAATGGTAAGCGATGTCATCACAGAAGTAAGTGGGCATCGAATCTTTAGACCTTATCAACACCTTGTCGTTTTCATCTATCAAATCCGATACTTTAAACCATACTGCATCATCTTTTTCATACACATAGCCTTTAGCTTTTAAATCGTTCAAGGTTTTTTCAACCATTTTATTTTTAAATAATAATTGTTCACTAAAGATTACATCAAAGTTCACGTTTATCTTTTCAAGCGTCTCTAACATATTTTTTAGCATATCTTCTAAGACTTCTTTTCTAAATATATCTTCGGTTTCTTCATCCCATTTATCTTTAAATTTATCTCCATACTTGTTCAATACTTTTTTCGCCGTATCTATAAGATAATCTCCTCTGTAACCATCTTCAGGTATCTCATACTTTGACCCTAGAATTTCGTTGTATCTTACCCATAGGGAGTAGGAGAGAAGTTTCATTTGTCTGCCTGCATCGTTTAAATACATCTCTCTTTGAACAACGTATCCAGCTTGATCATACATATTTGCCAAAACGTCTCCCATAACAGCTTGTCGACCATGAGCGACGGTAATTGGACCAGTTGGGTTAATGCTTGCGAATTCGAACTGTATATTTGCACCCTTCCCTATATCAAATTTTCCGTAAGTTTTTGGGTTACTTAAAATTTTAGAACATATTCTTTGATATATTTGGGGAGAAACAAAAAAATTTAAAAACCCATTTACATTATCTACTTTTTCAAAAAAAGAAGATTTATCTAATTCATCTCTTAAAATTTGGGCAATTTCTTGGGGTGATTTTCTCAATCTTTTAGTTAAAAGGAAAGCAACGTTGGATGAAAAATCTCCCAAATCGTCTTTTGGAGGTGTTTCGATAGTAAAATTGAGTTCGATGTTAGTAACGCCAATATTTAACAAGGCTATATTGATCTGGTTTTTTATGAGATCTATTATTTCCATATATTTATTTCCTCCTGTTTTTTCGTTTATTACAGCCTTTGGAAACTCTAAAATAGCTTTGCGGTCCTTCGCTCAGCAACCATCCAGATTTTATTACATTTCTAAGTTCGATTCCTGGCATAAGTGAGGGTCCCTGGAATCTTCATTTTCTTTTCAATAAATCTGAATATTTCCCCAAAAATAGTGACCAACACAAAATATATGATAGCAGCGAAAAGGTAAACTTGAAAGAATTCAAAGTTACG of Petrotoga miotherma DSM 10691 contains these proteins:
- a CDS encoding FtsW/RodA/SpoVE family cell cycle protein, producing the protein MNPQRIAIKRNFIFFLIILGITLFVGVLFIYSSLFAISDIKEINPEQKFQTYIIALIIGFLGAIIAFMLSDTFTKSKHIMIALFTFLNLILVIVLFTQPIAGVKRWLNIGPFQFQPSELAKLIIPAFLAFYYTQIQNKKNLLINVISPILVCGISILLIFLEPDLSSALIITMLTLITMFLGIKDKKVMLFFIVFTLIIVSVLFIFQDNLLQTYQISRLTGSDDFQSQRSRDAIANGGLIGTGPFAGEFKYYVPESYSDFIISVIGEEWGKLGIVMVVMLFFFLSHELVYLAYLTKDHATFIFCGATASWIFIQVVINTLVGLGVPWMPVTGVTLPMVSYGNSSMIVTLTSIGWGLGLIYHNSELTRTDEEE
- the argS gene encoding arginine--tRNA ligase — translated: MEIIDLIKNQINIALLNIGVTNIELNFTIETPPKDDLGDFSSNVAFLLTKRLRKSPQEIAQILRDELDKSSFFEKVDNVNGFLNFFVSPQIYQRICSKILSNPKTYGKFDIGKGANIQFEFASINPTGPITVAHGRQAVMGDVLANMYDQAGYVVQREMYLNDAGRQMKLLSYSLWVRYNEILGSKYEIPEDGYRGDYLIDTAKKVLNKYGDKFKDKWDEETEDIFRKEVLEDMLKNMLETLEKINVNFDVIFSEQLLFKNKMVEKTLNDLKAKGYVYEKDDAVWFKVSDLIDENDKVLIRSKDSMPTYFCDDIAYHYYKYLRGFDSVIDIMGSDHHGHIPRMMASIQALGLPEDFLKIILHQFVNVKKGQEIIKMSTRSGEFFTLDDLIQNVGKDAVRYFFAMVDPDTTLNFDIDLAIKKSNENPVYYVQYAHARICSIFKEAQKRGIEYELFLGLENLKEDEEKLLMRELSLFTNVLTKAVIQNKPNLLTQYLERVASRFHHFYNNLSVLNAENYELIQGRLNLCHATKIVIARGLSILGVNAPESM